One Desulforhopalus sp. DNA segment encodes these proteins:
- the folP gene encoding dihydropteroate synthase: MKIMGILNVTPDSFSDGGKFASHEAAIAQAERLISDGADILDVGGESTRPFAPPVSTEEELRRVIPVIEAIRQKHAIPISIDTTKAAVADQALKAGADIINDVSALRADPEMLTVVRNTSVPVIIMHMQGTPADMQVQPTYNNVTQEIIDFFAERIAWLGANGVDLSRLIIDPGIGFGKTVDHNLSIIKHLDDLAALGLPVLLGHSRKRFLGEIAAIPVEAARDLVTAVVSALCAEKNIAIIRVHNVAATRQALLIAGAIAAAS; this comes from the coding sequence ATGAAGATAATGGGCATCCTCAATGTGACGCCCGACTCCTTCTCCGACGGCGGCAAATTCGCCTCCCATGAGGCAGCCATTGCCCAGGCCGAGCGCCTGATCAGCGATGGCGCCGATATTCTCGACGTGGGGGGCGAATCGACCCGCCCCTTCGCCCCGCCGGTGTCCACAGAAGAGGAACTACGCCGGGTTATCCCGGTCATAGAGGCCATCCGGCAAAAACACGCCATCCCGATTTCCATTGACACCACCAAGGCCGCAGTCGCCGACCAAGCGCTGAAGGCCGGTGCAGACATCATCAACGATGTCTCCGCCCTGCGCGCTGACCCGGAAATGCTGACGGTTGTTCGCAACACCAGTGTTCCGGTGATCATCATGCACATGCAGGGGACCCCTGCCGATATGCAGGTGCAACCGACCTATAACAACGTCACCCAGGAAATCATCGATTTCTTTGCCGAGCGAATTGCCTGGCTTGGCGCCAATGGCGTCGACCTCAGCCGCCTGATCATTGATCCCGGCATCGGTTTCGGCAAGACCGTCGACCACAACCTGTCCATCATCAAGCACCTGGACGATCTGGCCGCCCTCGGCCTGCCGGTACTTCTCGGCCACAGCCGCAAACGCTTTCTCGGTGAGATAGCAGCTATCCCCGTAGAAGCCGCCAGGGATCTGGTAACTGCAGTGGTTTCGGCTCTTTGTGCCGAAAAGAACATAGCTATCATCAGAGTTCACAACGTCGCCGCGACCCGCCAGGCACTCCTCATAGCCGGCGCCATCGCCGCTGCCTCCTGA
- the ftsH gene encoding ATP-dependent zinc metalloprotease FtsH produces the protein MNTFYKNLSMWLVIGLTMILLFNLFNKPQTNQTSLTYSEFMSSIESKAITRVTISGDVLSGTLQDGKPFQTVYPTTDTELISILRKSGVDINVKEAQKDSFLMTIFVSWFPMLLLIGVWVFFMRQMQGGGKGGALSFGKNRARLTEQSNNKVTFADVAGIDEAKEELEEIVDFLKDPGKFTALGGRIPTGVLLAGAPGTGKTLLAKAIAGEADVPFFSISGSDFVEMFVGVGASRVRDMFAQGKKNAPCIIFIDEIDAVGRHRGAGLGGGHDEREQTLNQLLVEMDGFESNDGVIIVAATNRPDVLDPALLRPGRFDRQVVVPIPDVRGRQKILEIYAKKTKMAANIDLEILARGTPGFSGADLENLVNEAALMAARTGAKEINLDLLDKAKDKIMMGAERRSMIISEKEKTITAYHEAGHALVAWLLAGTDPIHKVTIIPRGRALGLTMQLPTDDKYTHSKTYLENSICILYGGRLAEKLIFNEITTGAGNDIERASALARKMVCEWGMSEELGALTYGKKEEQIFLGREIGHNRDFSEDTARLIDVAVKKIIDTAMDTVASLLEQHRDILVRMSEELLEKETIVLTDMERIIEELRPGQYTSRIAEVSAARKRAAAKHDSEVKTAVDEKAAAAPEAKAEEEPAPQTPPEDKPDAPQQPKWQADK, from the coding sequence TTGAATACTTTTTACAAAAATCTGAGTATGTGGTTGGTGATTGGCCTGACCATGATCCTGCTTTTCAATCTCTTCAATAAGCCGCAAACCAACCAGACTTCACTCACTTACAGTGAGTTCATGTCGAGCATCGAAAGCAAGGCTATCACCCGGGTAACCATCAGTGGTGATGTCCTTTCCGGTACTCTGCAGGACGGCAAACCGTTTCAGACCGTTTATCCGACGACTGACACTGAATTGATTTCTATCCTGCGCAAGAGCGGAGTCGATATCAATGTCAAAGAGGCCCAGAAAGACTCCTTTTTGATGACCATCTTCGTCTCCTGGTTCCCGATGCTTCTCCTCATTGGCGTCTGGGTGTTTTTCATGCGACAGATGCAGGGCGGCGGCAAGGGTGGCGCTTTGTCCTTTGGTAAAAACCGGGCGAGGCTCACCGAGCAAAGCAATAACAAGGTCACCTTCGCCGATGTGGCGGGTATCGACGAGGCAAAGGAAGAACTTGAAGAAATCGTCGACTTTCTGAAAGATCCGGGCAAATTTACCGCCCTTGGCGGACGGATCCCCACCGGTGTTCTCCTTGCCGGCGCACCGGGTACCGGCAAGACCCTCCTCGCCAAGGCCATCGCCGGTGAGGCCGACGTACCGTTTTTCAGCATCTCCGGCTCCGATTTCGTTGAGATGTTCGTCGGTGTCGGCGCCTCCCGGGTGCGCGATATGTTCGCCCAGGGCAAGAAGAATGCTCCGTGCATTATCTTCATCGACGAAATTGACGCGGTCGGCAGGCATCGCGGCGCCGGTCTCGGCGGCGGCCATGACGAAAGGGAGCAAACCCTCAACCAGCTGCTGGTCGAGATGGACGGCTTTGAAAGTAACGACGGCGTTATCATCGTCGCCGCCACTAACCGCCCCGACGTCCTCGATCCGGCCCTGCTCCGTCCCGGTCGCTTTGACCGGCAGGTGGTCGTGCCGATTCCCGATGTCCGTGGACGGCAGAAGATTCTTGAGATCTACGCCAAAAAAACCAAGATGGCCGCCAATATCGACCTGGAGATCCTTGCCCGCGGCACCCCAGGTTTTTCCGGCGCCGACCTGGAGAACCTGGTAAATGAGGCCGCCCTCATGGCCGCCCGCACTGGCGCGAAAGAAATCAACCTCGACCTGCTCGACAAGGCCAAGGACAAGATCATGATGGGCGCCGAGCGACGGTCGATGATCATCAGCGAGAAGGAAAAGACCATTACCGCCTATCACGAAGCCGGCCATGCCCTGGTGGCCTGGCTGCTCGCCGGCACCGATCCTATTCACAAGGTAACCATTATTCCGCGCGGTCGGGCTCTTGGTCTGACCATGCAGCTGCCCACCGACGATAAATACACCCATTCCAAAACCTATCTGGAAAACAGCATCTGCATCCTTTATGGCGGCCGCCTGGCTGAAAAGCTTATCTTCAACGAGATCACCACCGGGGCAGGCAACGACATTGAACGGGCCTCGGCCCTTGCCAGAAAAATGGTCTGCGAATGGGGGATGAGCGAAGAACTTGGGGCGCTGACTTACGGCAAGAAGGAGGAGCAGATCTTCCTTGGCCGAGAAATCGGCCATAACCGCGATTTCAGCGAGGATACCGCAAGGCTCATCGATGTGGCGGTGAAGAAGATCATCGATACCGCCATGGACACCGTAGCATCGCTTCTTGAACAACACCGTGACATTCTAGTGCGGATGAGTGAGGAGCTTCTCGAAAAAGAGACCATCGTCCTCACCGATATGGAAAGGATTATCGAAGAGCTGCGCCCCGGACAATATACCTCGCGGATTGCTGAGGTTTCCGCTGCGAGAAAGCGGGCCGCGGCGAAGCACGACAGCGAAGTCAAGACCGCCGTGGACGAGAAAGCAGCCGCGGCACCCGAGGCAAAGGCTGAAGAAGAACCCGCTCCGCAAACGCCTCCTGAAGACAAGCCGGATGCGCCGCAACAGCCGAAATGGCAGGCTGACAAATGA
- the carB gene encoding carbamoyl-phosphate synthase large subunit yields MPKRTDIKKILIIGSGPIIISQACEFDYSGAQAVKALKEEGYEVVLINSNPATIMTDPELADSTYIEPITPEFVAKVIEKERPDALLPTLGGQTALNTAIKVAEMGILDKYKVELLAANIAVIKKAEGREEFRDAMRRIGLKVPESIIVNDLEAAMAAGDRLGFPIIVRPSFTLGGTGGGVAYNRQELETLCTAGLDLSMNTEVMLERSLLGWKEYELEVMRDRNDNVVIICSIENIDAMGVHTGDSITVAPIQTLTDREYQDMRDAAIAIIREIGVETGGSNVQFAVNPENGEMMVIEMNPRVSRSSALASKATGFPIAKIAAKLAVGYTLDELKNDITRETLAAFEPSIDYCVVKIPRWTFEKFPQADDLLTTSMKSVGETMSIGRTFKEAFQKAMRSLETGRFGFGGDGKQDLSHLDREDLELGLRVPNSKRVAHIYEALKRGMAIEELYALTKIDPWFLYNFRQIIETEGEISGRGFQGLDGEFLRYCKERGFSDRQLAFLTNTGENDIRQLRQKLAVLPVYKLVDTCAAEFESYTPYYYSTYEAENEAKITTGKKIVILGGGPNRIGQGIEFDYCCVHAAFALREIGVESIMINSNPETVSTDYDTSDKLFFEPLTREDVLNIIDQEKPDGVIVQFGGQTPLNLAVPLAEMGVKIVGTQPDAIDRAEDRKRFQQFLQKLGLRQPDNDTVRTLDEALAAAERIGYPVVVRPSYVLGGRDMRIVYNDQGIRDFMIAVGGTTLKHPILIDKFLKDAIEIDVDAICDGKRTVIGGIMEHIEEAGIHSGDSCCVLPPHTLSTASIEEIKRATKAMAEELGVIGLMNVQFAIKDNDLYVLEVNPRASRTVPFVSKATGVPLAKLATKVMLGATLEELGLTTEVVISHWAVKEAVFPFDRFEKVDTLLGPEMKSTGEVMGIDDNLGLAIAKSQLAAGSKVPLSGNVFVSVRDGDKEAMVPIAKALIDLDFTLYATTGTASYLHNAGVPCQLINKISQGRPHILDKIRDKDISWIINSSLGKRTTEDSYSIRRAALDYHIPYTTTVSGAGALVKGIRELRQNQPGVAPVQYFTRTR; encoded by the coding sequence GAACAGACATCAAGAAAATCCTCATCATCGGCTCCGGCCCCATCATTATCAGCCAGGCCTGCGAATTCGACTACTCCGGCGCCCAGGCGGTCAAGGCCCTGAAGGAGGAAGGCTACGAGGTAGTGCTCATCAACTCCAATCCGGCGACCATCATGACCGACCCGGAGCTGGCCGACAGCACCTATATCGAACCGATCACCCCGGAATTCGTCGCCAAGGTCATCGAGAAAGAACGCCCCGATGCCCTACTGCCGACCCTCGGCGGCCAAACCGCCCTGAACACGGCGATCAAGGTGGCGGAGATGGGTATTCTTGATAAATACAAGGTCGAACTCCTTGCCGCCAATATCGCCGTCATCAAAAAGGCCGAAGGCCGGGAAGAATTCCGCGACGCCATGCGCCGCATCGGCCTGAAGGTTCCCGAGTCGATCATCGTCAACGATCTTGAGGCAGCCATGGCTGCCGGCGACCGCCTTGGCTTTCCAATCATCGTCCGGCCAAGCTTTACCCTCGGCGGCACCGGCGGCGGCGTCGCCTATAATCGCCAGGAGCTTGAGACCCTGTGCACCGCCGGCCTCGACCTGTCGATGAATACCGAGGTCATGCTGGAACGCAGCCTGCTCGGCTGGAAGGAATACGAGCTGGAGGTCATGCGCGACCGCAATGACAACGTGGTGATCATCTGCTCCATCGAAAACATTGATGCCATGGGGGTGCATACCGGCGACAGCATCACCGTTGCCCCCATCCAGACCCTGACCGACCGGGAATACCAGGATATGCGCGACGCGGCAATTGCCATCATTCGCGAGATCGGTGTCGAAACCGGTGGTTCGAACGTCCAGTTTGCGGTCAACCCGGAAAACGGCGAGATGATGGTCATCGAGATGAACCCGCGGGTGTCGCGGAGTTCGGCGCTTGCCTCAAAGGCCACCGGCTTTCCGATCGCCAAGATAGCCGCAAAACTTGCCGTCGGCTACACCCTCGACGAACTGAAAAATGATATCACCCGCGAGACCCTGGCGGCCTTTGAGCCGTCCATCGATTACTGCGTGGTGAAAATCCCACGCTGGACCTTTGAAAAATTCCCCCAGGCCGACGACCTCCTCACCACCTCGATGAAATCGGTGGGCGAAACCATGTCCATCGGCAGGACCTTCAAAGAGGCCTTCCAGAAGGCGATGCGCTCTCTTGAGACCGGCCGTTTCGGTTTCGGCGGCGACGGCAAGCAGGATCTGTCGCACCTTGACCGGGAAGACCTGGAACTCGGCCTGCGGGTGCCCAACTCCAAACGGGTTGCCCATATCTATGAGGCACTGAAGCGGGGCATGGCAATCGAAGAACTCTACGCCCTGACCAAGATCGATCCCTGGTTTCTCTATAACTTCCGCCAGATCATCGAAACCGAAGGGGAGATTAGCGGGCGTGGCTTCCAGGGTCTGGACGGGGAGTTCCTCCGCTACTGTAAAGAACGCGGTTTCTCCGACCGGCAGCTGGCCTTTCTCACCAATACCGGCGAAAACGATATCCGGCAGCTTCGCCAGAAACTCGCGGTCCTGCCAGTGTACAAGCTGGTTGACACCTGTGCCGCCGAGTTTGAATCCTATACGCCCTACTATTATTCAACCTATGAGGCCGAGAACGAGGCGAAGATCACCACCGGCAAGAAAATCGTTATCCTCGGCGGCGGGCCAAACCGCATCGGCCAGGGCATCGAATTTGACTACTGCTGCGTCCATGCCGCCTTTGCCCTGCGCGAGATCGGCGTCGAATCGATTATGATCAACTCCAACCCGGAGACGGTGTCAACAGACTACGACACCTCCGACAAGCTGTTTTTTGAGCCGCTGACCAGGGAAGACGTTCTGAATATCATCGACCAGGAAAAACCCGACGGAGTCATCGTCCAATTCGGCGGCCAGACGCCGCTTAACCTGGCCGTACCTCTCGCCGAGATGGGTGTAAAGATTGTCGGCACCCAGCCTGACGCCATCGACCGGGCTGAGGACCGCAAACGCTTCCAGCAGTTCCTGCAAAAACTCGGTCTCCGCCAGCCCGACAACGATACCGTACGGACCCTCGACGAGGCCCTGGCCGCCGCCGAACGAATCGGCTACCCGGTAGTCGTCCGGCCTTCCTACGTCCTTGGTGGCAGGGATATGCGCATTGTTTATAACGACCAGGGGATCAGGGACTTCATGATCGCCGTTGGCGGCACAACCCTCAAGCACCCGATACTCATCGACAAATTCCTGAAAGATGCCATCGAGATCGATGTCGACGCCATCTGCGACGGCAAGCGCACGGTCATCGGCGGGATCATGGAGCACATCGAGGAAGCGGGCATCCACTCCGGCGATTCCTGTTGCGTCCTGCCGCCGCATACCCTCAGCACCGCCTCCATTGAAGAAATTAAACGGGCCACCAAGGCAATGGCCGAGGAACTGGGTGTCATCGGGTTGATGAATGTCCAGTTTGCCATTAAGGACAACGACCTCTACGTCCTTGAGGTCAACCCCCGCGCCTCGCGTACCGTCCCCTTTGTCAGCAAGGCTACCGGGGTGCCCCTTGCCAAACTGGCCACCAAGGTCATGCTCGGCGCAACTCTTGAAGAGCTGGGACTGACCACCGAGGTGGTCATCAGTCACTGGGCGGTAAAGGAAGCGGTCTTCCCCTTTGACCGCTTCGAAAAGGTCGATACCCTTCTTGGCCCGGAGATGAAATCCACCGGCGAGGTCATGGGCATCGATGACAATCTCGGCTTGGCCATCGCCAAGTCGCAGCTGGCGGCGGGCTCGAAGGTGCCCCTGTCAGGTAATGTCTTTGTCAGTGTCCGCGACGGTGATAAAGAAGCCATGGTACCGATTGCCAAGGCCCTGATCGATCTCGACTTCACGCTGTATGCAACCACCGGCACCGCCTCGTATCTCCATAATGCCGGAGTACCCTGCCAGCTCATCAACAAGATCTCTCAGGGCCGGCCGCACATTCTCGACAAGATACGCGACAAGGATATTTCCTGGATTATCAACTCCTCGCTCGGCAAGAGGACCACTGAAGATTCTTATAGCATCCGCCGGGCCGCTCTCGATTATCATATTCCCTACACCACCACGGTGAGCGGGGCAGGGGCGCTGGTCAAGGGAATCAGGGAGTTGCGACAGAATCAACCGGGCGTTGCACCTGTCCAGTACTTTACACGAACTCGCTGA